The following coding sequences lie in one Arabidopsis thaliana chromosome 3, partial sequence genomic window:
- a CDS encoding Ribosomal protein S5/Elongation factor G/III/V family protein (Ribosomal protein S5/Elongation factor G/III/V family protein; FUNCTIONS IN: GTP binding, GTPase activity; INVOLVED IN: biological_process unknown; LOCATED IN: cellular_component unknown; CONTAINS InterPro DOMAIN/s: Translation elongation factor EFTu/EF1A, domain 2 (InterPro:IPR004161), Translation elongation factor EFG/EF2, C-terminal (InterPro:IPR000640), Ribosomal protein S5 domain 2-type fold (InterPro:IPR020568), Protein synthesis factor, GTP-binding (InterPro:IPR000795), Elongation factor G/III/V (InterPro:IPR009022), Translation elongation/initiation factor/Ribosomal, beta-barrel (InterPro:IPR009000), Translation elongation factor EFG/EF2, domain IV (InterPro:IPR005517); BEST Arabidopsis thaliana protein match is: Ribosomal protein S5/Elongation factor G/III/V family protein (TAIR:AT1G56070.1); Has 62937 Blast hits to 55974 proteins in 4670 species: Archae - 1189; Bacteria - 40681; Metazoa - 3235; Fungi - 1899; Plants - 1092; Viruses - 1; Other Eukaryotes - 14840 (source: NCBI BLink).): MSVIAHVDHGKSTLTDSLVAAAGIIAQETAGDVRMTDTRADEAERGITIKSTGISLYYEMTDASLKSFTGARDGNEYLINLIDSPGHVDFSSEVTAALRITDGALVVVDCIEGVCVQTETVLRQSLGERIRPVLTVNKMDRCFLELKVDGEEAYQNFQRVIENANVIMATHEDPLLGDVQVYPEKGTVAFSAGLHGWAFTLTNFAKMYASKFGVSESKMMERLWGENFFDSATRKWTTKTGSPTCKRGFVQFCYEPIKIMINTCMNDQKDKLWPMLEKLGIQMKPDEKELMGKPLMKRVMQAWLPASTALLEMMIFHLPSPYTAQRYRVENLYEGPLDDKYAAAIRNCDPDGPLMLYVSKMIPASDKGRFFAFGRVFSGTVSTGMKVRIMGPNYVPGEKKDLYVKSVQRTVIWMGKKQETVEDVPCGNTVAMVGLDQFITKNGTLTNEKEVDAHPLRAMKFSVSPVVRVAVKCKLASDLPKLVEGLKRLAKSDPMVLCTMEESGEHIVAGAGELHIEICVKDLQDFMGGADIIVSDPVVSLRETVFERSCRTVMSKSPNKHNRLYMEARPMEDGLAEAIDEGRIGPSDDPKIRSKILAEEFGWDKDLAKKIWAFGPDTTGPNMVVDMCKGVQYLNEIKDSVVAGFQWASKEGPLAEENMRGVCYEVCDVVLHADAIHRGCGQMISTARRAIYASQLTAKPRLLEPVYMVEIQAPEGALGGIYSVLNQKRGHVFEEMQRPGTPLYNIKAYLPVVESFGFSGQLRAATSGQAFPQCVFDHWDMMSSDPLETGSQAATLVADIRKRKGLKLQMTPLSDYEDKL; encoded by the exons ATGTCTGTCATCGCCCATGTCGATCATG GGAAATCTACACTTACGGATTCacttgttgctgctgctggtATCATTGCTCAAGAAACTGCGGGTGATGTGCGTATGACTGATACTCGTGCTGATGAGGCAGAACGTGGTATCACCATCAAGTCCACTGGTATCTCTCTCTACTATGAGATGACTGATGCGTCTCTGAAGAGTTTCACCGGAGCTAGAGATGGCAATGAGTACCTGATCAACCTCATTGACTCTCCTGGACACGTTGACTTTTCTTCAGAGGTCACAGCTGCTCTCCGTATCACTGATGGTGCTCTTGTGGTTGTTGACTGCATTGAAGGTGTTTGTGTGCAGACTGAGACTGTGCTCAGGCAATCTCTTGGTGAAAGGATTAGGCCTGTTTTGACTGTCAACAAGATGGACAGGTGTTTCCTTGAGCTTAAGGTTGATGGTGAGGAGGCGTATCAGAATTTCCAGAGGGTCATTGAGAATGCTAATGTCATCATGGCCACGCATGAGGATCCTCTCCTCGGTGATGTTCAGGTTTACCCTGAAAAGGGGACAGTAGCTTTCTCTGCTGGTCTCCACGGATGGGCTTTCACTCTCACCAATTTTGCTAAGATGTATGCTTCCAAGTTTGGTGTCTCTGAATCTAAAATGATGGAGAGGCTGTGGGGTGAGAACTTCTTTGATTCTGCAACCAGAAAATGGACGACCAAAAACTGGCTCCCCGACCTGCAAGCGTGGGTTTGTTCAGTTCTGTTATGAACCCATTAAGATAATGATCAACACTTGTATGAATGATCAGAAGGATAAGCTGTGGCCGATGTTAGAGAAGCTTGGTATTCAGATGAAGCCCGATGAGAAAGAGTTGATGGGTAAACCTTTGATGAAGCGTGTCATGCAGGCATGGCTTCCTGCGAGTACCGCTCTTCTTGAAATGATGATCTTTCACTTACCATCACCCTACACTGCGCAGAGGTACCGTGTTGAGAACTTGTATGAAGGTCCCCTTGATGATAAGTATGCTGCAGCTATCAGAAACTGTGATCCAGACGGTCCTTTGATGCTCTACGTCTCTAAGATGATTCCCGCATCTGACAAGGGCAGGTTCTTTGCCTTCGGTCGTGTCTTTTCTGGTACGGTTTCTACTGGTATGAAAGTCAGGATCATGGGTCCTAACTATGTCCCTGGTGAAAAGAAAGATCTGTATGTCAAAAGTGTGCAGAGGACTGTCATTTGGATGGGTAAGAAACAAGAGACAGTGGAGGATGTTCCTTGTGGTAATACTGTTGCTATGGTTGGGCTGGATCAGTTCATCACCAAGAATGGTACCTTGACGAATTAGAAGGAAGTGGACGCACACCCGCTTCGTGCCATGAAGTTTTCTGTCTCTCCCGTTGTTCGTGTTGCTGTGAAATGCAAGCTAGCGTCTGACCTTCCCAAGCTTGTAGAAGGTCTTAAGAGGCTGGCCAAGTCTGACCCTATGGTTCTATGCACAATGGAAGAGTCTGGTGAGCACATTGTTGCAGGTGCTGGAGAACTCCACATTGAAATTTGTGTCAAGGATCTTCAAGATTTTATGGGTGGTGCGGATATCATAGTGTCAGATCCTGTTGTTTCGTTACGAGAGACAGTCTTTGAGAGGTCTTGCCGGACTGTGATGAGTAAGTCCCCAAACAAACACAACCGTCTTTACATGGAAGCCAGACCAATGGAGGATGGTCTAGCAGAGGCCATTGATGAAGGCCGCATCGGTCCATCTGATGACCCCAAGATCCGATCCAAGATTCTTGCAGAAGAGTTTGGGTGGGACAAGGATCTTGCCAAGAAAATCTGGGCGTTTGGACCTGACACCACAGGGCCCAACATGGTGGTTGACATGTGTAAGGGAGTGCAGTACTTGAATGAAATCAAGGACTCAGTGGTTGCTGGGTTCCAATGGGCTTCAAAGGAAGGTCCTTTAGCAGAGGAAAACATGAGAGGGGTCTGTTATGAGGTGTGTGATGTTGTGCTCCATGCTGATGCAATCCACAGAGGATGTGGTCAGATGATCTCAACAGCAAGAAGAGCCATCTATGCATCACAACTCACGGCCAAGCCTAGACTTCTTGAGCCGGTTTACATGGTCGAGATACAAGCACCTGAGGGAGCTTTAGGAGGAATCTACAGTGTGTTGAATCAGAAGCGTGGACATGTGTTTGAAGAAATGCAAAGGCCAGG